A stretch of DNA from Bacteroidota bacterium:
GATCCGGACACGATAATTATAACTCGAGAACCCCGATTTTTTATCGGCAGCATCAGTTGAAGCCACTCCCAATACATTCTGATAATAGCCGGGATACTCCAATGTCTCATCTCCGGAATTCCCCGCAGCAGCCACAACCAAAGCATTTTGATTGAAAGTTGCGTAATTAACAATGTCCTGTCCATACTGACCACTTGTAGGAGAACCCCATGAGCAGCTGATGACCTTGCAGCCATGGGCCGCCGCATATTGAACACCTGTGTAAGACGCTACCAGTGATCCGGATGCATTAGCGGCTTTTACACCCATGAATTTGCATTTAAAACCAACTCCTGCAACACCGAGGCTATTGTCGGTTGAAGCCGAGGAAATACCGCTGCAATGCACGCCATGTCCATCGCCCTGCCAGGTAGGGTCATTATCACCCATCCCTGTATCCCATCCTCTGAAATTATCGATATAGCCGTCTGCGTCATTATCAATCCCGTCAATTTTATCAGCATAATTATATTTTATATTGTTTTTCAGATCATTGTGTGTGGGTTCTGTTCCGGTATCAACAATGCCAACAACAACATTTGTGTCACCTTTAGAGATGTCCCAGGCCTGAGGGGCGCTGATCTTTGCAATATGATATTGCAGGC
This window harbors:
- a CDS encoding S8 family serine peptidase; the encoded protein is MDKHYQFAIATAFAGMLIFTGVTAQYNIKSTTPRFELPANTRDGEHHMNKTIIFKMKPQYRSLCSIEDVNYPPLKALMQQMGVQSFGKIYPHEEPPVRPYNGRGEKLVDLSLMYEYTYTADLTVQQGMDKVASLGAFEYVEPHVIPKLSYTVNDPSVASLQYHIAKISAPQAWDISKGDTNVVVGIVDTGTEPTHNDLKNNIKYNYADKIDGIDNDADGYIDNFRGWDTGMGDNDPTWQGDGHGVHCSGISSASTDNSLGVAGVGFKCKFMGVKAANASGSLVASYTGVQYAAAHGCKVISCSWGSPTSGQYGQDIVNYATFNQNALVVAAAGNSGDETLEYPGYYQNVLGVASTDAADKKSGFSSYNYRVRI